A stretch of the Clostridiales bacterium genome encodes the following:
- a CDS encoding DUF1492 domain-containing protein, whose product MTAREYLSQAGQLEQRIAGAMRRAEAMRALAASVSSPAADAVRVLSFSSGEAPFIRALEKAESLEEQAAADLDLLLDLKDQMEQAISTMQEEKLRQVLSCRYLERMTWAEISESLHISRSTVRVRHEAALSRFILPVQPIDINDPARKSARPAAAW is encoded by the coding sequence ATGACTGCCCGGGAATACCTCAGCCAGGCAGGCCAGCTGGAACAGCGCATCGCCGGGGCTATGCGGCGGGCGGAAGCCATGCGCGCGTTGGCCGCCTCGGTCTCCTCCCCTGCCGCAGACGCGGTCCGCGTCCTTTCCTTCTCCTCCGGGGAGGCGCCCTTCATCCGCGCCCTGGAAAAGGCGGAATCCCTGGAGGAGCAGGCCGCCGCGGACCTGGACCTCCTGCTGGACCTGAAGGACCAGATGGAGCAGGCCATCTCCACCATGCAGGAGGAGAAACTCCGCCAGGTCCTTTCCTGCCGGTACCTGGAGCGCATGACCTGGGCAGAAATCTCCGAATCGCTGCATATCAGCCGCAGCACAGTGCGCGTTCGGCATGAAGCCGCCCTCTCCCGCTTCATCCTGCCGGTTCAGCCCATCGATATCAATGATCCGGCCCGGAAATCCGCCCGTCCCGCTGCCGCGTGGTAA
- a CDS encoding bifunctional metallophosphatase/5'-nucleotidase, producing the protein MKKLLGILLALALLLSCAAFAEEPAAPALQKNLVILFTSDVHCGIDQGWTYAGLYAMKESLAKDNYVLLVDDGDAIQGEPVGTMTKGEAIVDIMNAVGYDIAIPGNHEFDYGMDNFLELTKKASFPYLSCNFNKNGELIFQPWIIKEFDGVKIGFVGVTTPMTLRSSTPRYFQDEEGNFIYNFMQDENGEAVYAAVQKAVDEVRAEGAVYVVVMAHMGNEAECSPWRYDEVIANTTGIDLWLDGHSHDTEQVVTQNKDGNPVLRSGCGTKLANVGYATIGTDGSMATGLYTWAQDVSAVNLLGLENAGLEAIKAAKGALDEKLNQVVASTAVDLYINDPVAKTEDGKSIRIIRRAETNLGDLCADAYLNQSGEADIAFVNGGGIRVQLNAGDLTLNDILRVHPFGNSLTVIEITGQQVLDALEWSVHSLPGEFGGFDQVAGITFTVDPTIPTPVVETADKMFDHVDETMARRVSNVMVGGEPIDPERIYKVASHDYQLLNQGDGYTMFEGANVLQESVKLDNQVLIDYITETLGGVVSDGYDQPYGQGRITVAGE; encoded by the coding sequence GTGAAAAAACTGCTTGGTATCCTGCTGGCGCTTGCATTGCTGCTGTCCTGCGCCGCCTTCGCGGAAGAGCCTGCCGCTCCCGCGCTGCAGAAGAATCTCGTGATCCTGTTCACCAGCGACGTCCACTGCGGAATCGACCAGGGCTGGACGTACGCCGGCCTGTATGCCATGAAGGAATCCCTCGCGAAGGACAACTACGTCCTGCTCGTGGACGACGGTGACGCCATCCAGGGTGAGCCCGTCGGCACCATGACCAAGGGCGAAGCCATCGTCGACATCATGAACGCCGTCGGATACGACATCGCGATCCCCGGCAACCATGAATTCGACTACGGCATGGACAACTTCCTTGAGCTGACCAAAAAGGCCAGTTTCCCCTACCTCAGCTGCAACTTCAACAAGAACGGGGAGCTGATCTTCCAGCCCTGGATCATCAAGGAATTCGACGGTGTGAAGATCGGCTTCGTCGGCGTCACCACGCCTATGACGCTCCGTTCCTCCACCCCGCGGTATTTCCAGGATGAGGAAGGCAACTTCATCTACAACTTCATGCAGGATGAAAACGGCGAAGCCGTCTACGCGGCTGTGCAGAAGGCTGTGGACGAAGTCCGCGCCGAAGGCGCTGTCTACGTCGTCGTCATGGCGCACATGGGCAACGAAGCCGAGTGCTCCCCCTGGCGGTATGACGAAGTGATCGCCAACACCACCGGCATCGACCTGTGGCTCGACGGCCACAGCCATGACACCGAGCAGGTGGTCACCCAGAACAAGGACGGCAACCCCGTTCTCCGTTCCGGCTGCGGCACAAAGCTGGCGAATGTCGGCTATGCCACTATCGGCACCGACGGTTCCATGGCGACCGGACTCTACACCTGGGCACAGGATGTCTCCGCTGTGAACCTGCTGGGCCTGGAAAACGCCGGCCTGGAGGCCATCAAGGCTGCCAAGGGCGCCCTGGATGAGAAGCTGAACCAGGTGGTTGCCTCCACCGCGGTGGACCTGTACATCAATGACCCCGTTGCGAAGACCGAAGACGGCAAATCCATCCGGATCATCCGCCGTGCAGAAACCAACCTCGGTGACCTGTGCGCCGATGCCTATCTGAACCAGTCCGGCGAAGCGGACATCGCCTTCGTCAATGGCGGCGGCATCCGCGTCCAGCTGAACGCGGGCGACCTGACCCTGAACGACATCCTGCGTGTCCATCCCTTCGGCAACAGCCTGACCGTCATCGAGATCACCGGCCAGCAGGTGCTGGACGCCCTCGAGTGGTCCGTGCACTCCCTGCCCGGCGAGTTCGGCGGCTTTGACCAGGTTGCCGGCATCACCTTCACCGTGGATCCGACCATCCCGACGCCCGTTGTGGAAACCGCGGACAAGATGTTTGACCATGTGGATGAGACCATGGCCCGCCGCGTGAGCAACGTCATGGTCGGCGGCGAACCGATCGATCCCGAAAGGATCTACAAGGTCGCTTCCCATGACTACCAGTTGCTGAACCAGGGCGACGGCTACACCATGTTCGAAGGTGCCAACGTCCTGCAGGAGAGCGTCAAGCTGGACAACCAGGTCCTGATCGACTACATCACCGAAACCCTCGGCGGCGTGGTCAGCGACGGATACGACCAGCCCTACGGCCAGGGCCGTATCACGGTAGCCGGCGAATAA